The following is a genomic window from Burkholderiales bacterium.
GGCAGTCGATCGCATTTTGCTGATCGCGCCCGGTGAGGTCCATGAAGTACGGGATCGCGGTGCGATCTATCAAAAGCTCGAATGTTTCCGGGCTGCGCTGACCGACTTTCAGCGTTATCTGGAAGTCGAGCATGGCGCCGAAGACGCCGACGCGATCCGCGAGCGCATCATCGAGTTGCAGCGCTCGGCAGCGCGGCTAAATTGAGCTGATCAGGAGCGAAGAAAGCGTTGTTGCAGCGTGCGCTGTTGCAGCGTGTAAATAGCGCCTTGTGACGTCTACTTCTGAGCCGGGTCGGGCGAAGTGGCTGGCACTGGCACATTGGTCGGGGCCGCACTTTCCGGATCTTCAAAATCTCCGAAATCCTCGTAGTCCTCGAGCGGCGGGCTGCCGTCGTAAACCAGACTGCGCCGGCGCTGCAGATAGGCATCACGCAGGAACGTGTAGGGATCGAGTGCGGCCTGATCGAGAATGCCACCAGCGCGCAGCAGATTGGCGCGTGTATCCACTGTGCGGACGCCCGATAACCCCAGGCGTATCCCGGTCGGGTCGACGTAGGTGACGGGATCAAGCGTGAAATCGCCGATCAGTCCGACTCCGTCGCGCGCGTTACTCGGCCCGAACAGCGGCAACACGAGATACGGCCCGGTATCGAGCCCCCAGACGCCCAGCGTCTGACCGAAATCCTCGTTGTGCTTGGGTAAGCCCATGCGCGACGCGACATCGACCAGACCGAGCAGGCCAACGGTGCTATTCGCCGCGAAACGGCCGGTGTCGGATGCCGCCTGCGCGAATTTCAGTTGCAGCAGATCGTTGACGATGACGATGACATCATTGATGTTCGAAAAAAAGTTTCTTACCCCGTCATGAACAGGCGAGGGCGCGACTGCCTTGTAACCGGTCGCGACCGGTTTCAATATCGCCTTGTCGAGCGTGTCGTTGACTTTGTAGATTTTGCGATTGACCGATTCGAACGGATCGGTACTGGCGCCGCGGCCGGCGGCGTTGTCGCCGGTGCTTGCGCAACCGCCCAGAAATAGCACTGCGAGGAACAGGGCAAGTTTTGCGTCAGCGTTTTTCATCCCACGATCCGAGAGAACGACCCGCGCCGATTATAGCTTATTCGGGCAGCGCAAATATCCTGCGCACGCCTGGAGCGCACGCCAGGGAGATGAATAGCTGCAAGACTTTTTGCCGGGTGCGCTGGATATTTCCGGCAAATAAACGAGGCAGCGGCATTGGGCGCTCACTGCCTGCCTGACGCTGGCGGCTTTGCTGGTTCGCTTGCCGCTTAAGGTTCTTTCAAATTTGCCGTCATCGAAAGGATCAGGAAGCCGGCGCGCCCGATGCCGTCCGTTCCGGGATTTTT
Proteins encoded in this region:
- a CDS encoding tetratricopeptide repeat protein; its protein translation is AVDRILLIAPGEVHEVRDRGAIYQKLECFRAALTDFQRYLEVEHGAEDADAIRERIIELQRSAARLN
- a CDS encoding VacJ family lipoprotein; the encoded protein is MKNADAKLALFLAVLFLGGCASTGDNAAGRGASTDPFESVNRKIYKVNDTLDKAILKPVATGYKAVAPSPVHDGVRNFFSNINDVIVIVNDLLQLKFAQAASDTGRFAANSTVGLLGLVDVASRMGLPKHNEDFGQTLGVWGLDTGPYLVLPLFGPSNARDGVGLIGDFTLDPVTYVDPTGIRLGLSGVRTVDTRANLLRAGGILDQAALDPYTFLRDAYLQRRRSLVYDGSPPLEDYEDFGDFEDPESAAPTNVPVPATSPDPAQK